The DNA region CCTGATTCACCGCTGGCGCAAGGAAGTCGAAGCCCGTGGGGATGCGGCCTTCACCGATCAGGCCAGACCCGACCAGGCGCTGGAACACCGCATTGCCGAATTGGAGCGGTTCTGTGGGCAGTTGTCGCTGGAGAACACCATCCTAAAAAAGTCCTTGTCGACGTACCGCTCGAAACAAGGCACCAAATGATCG from Deinococcus arcticus includes:
- a CDS encoding transposase — its product is MPGRTHRREFKLDIVNQVENGQKTTAQLSREHHLSPSLIHRWRKEVEARGDAAFTDQARPDQALEHRIAELERFCGQLSLENTILKKSLSTYRSKQGTK